One window of Polynucleobacter sp. HIN5 genomic DNA carries:
- a CDS encoding gamma-butyrobetaine hydroxylase family protein, with product MIPSNLIVHENSKVLELQYENGKSYRLPFEFLRVYSPSAEVRGHGPGQEVLQTGKRDVAIVNIEPVGHYAIKPTFSDGHDSGLYSWDYLYELCENQESLWSDYLERCKVAGVDRDAAMVNKSHGCGH from the coding sequence ATGATTCCAAGCAATTTAATCGTGCATGAAAACTCAAAGGTTCTCGAGCTTCAATACGAGAATGGAAAAAGCTATCGTTTACCTTTTGAGTTTTTGCGTGTCTACTCACCGTCAGCCGAGGTGCGCGGTCATGGACCAGGGCAGGAGGTCTTACAAACGGGTAAGCGAGACGTTGCTATCGTAAACATTGAGCCAGTTGGTCATTACGCAATTAAGCCAACTTTTTCAGATGGTCATGACTCAGGTCTATATTCATGGGACTATTTGTATGAGTTATGTGAAAACCAAGAGTCTTTGTGGAGCGATTATCTAGAACGTTGCAAAGTTGCTGGTGTTGATCGTGATGCTGCGATGGTAAATAAATCTCACGGTTGTGGCCATTAG